Proteins from one Telopea speciosissima isolate NSW1024214 ecotype Mountain lineage chromosome 1, Tspe_v1, whole genome shotgun sequence genomic window:
- the LOC122670603 gene encoding transcription factor MYB64-like: protein MDRSEGMRETLGSASGFSEFSASGGLLQDISFVDGLFAEGIEESFNGEKAGGGVVGKRMKGGASANLIKGQWTDEEDRLLVTLVKQYGERKWAQIAQKLVGRAGKQCRERWHNHLRPDIKKDTWSEEEERLLIEAHEQVGNKWAEIAKRIPGRTENSIKNHWNATKRRQNSKRKNKKAQSQGEKVQLSILQDYIRKKTLNNDNSSGSSSSSSSSALISTSTPSKDGSLQSLFAHSYNEELLFIQKFFENIYKHSSDGTAVVGCAEEEAFYDGHLQELLSLDSLYSFNDDLATFIKMDDGVGSSSTNPRTNIDNANKGNEFLKEDTSGSHLWSDLYLAYLLNGVSSSTSSSSSSSFTTNDNYYCENPNMDLMSSDQTPSNGKKEMDLIEMVSSSHQFSISK from the exons atggataggAGTGAGGGAATGAGAGAAACACTCGGTTCTGCAAGTGGGTTTAGTGAATTTTCTGCTTCTGGAGGTCTTCTTCAAGATATAAGCTTTGTTGATGGGCTGTTTGCAGAAGGAATAGAAGAGTCTTTTAATGGAGAGAAAGCGGGTGGAGGGGTGGTGGGGAAGAGAATGAAAGGTGGCGCTTCGGCTAATCTGATTAAAGGGCAGTGGACTGATGAAGAGGACAG GTTATTGGTGACATTGGTGAAGCAAtatggagagagaaaatgggCTCAGATTGCTCAGAAGTTGGTGGGTCGGGCTGGGAAACAGTGCAGAGAACGATGGCATAATCATCTACGCCCTGACATCAAG AAGGATACAtggagtgaagaagaagagagactgTTAATTGAAGCTCATGAACAGGTTGGGAACAAATGGGCAGAGATTGCAAAGCGTATCCCTGGGAGAACTGAAAATTCAATAAAGAACCATTGGAATGCAACAAAAAGAAGGCAGAATtcaaagagaaagaacaaaaaagcaCAAAGCCAAGGAGAAAAAGTCCAGCTCTCTATACTACAAGATTACATCCGAAAGAAGACCCTTAATAATGACAACTCCTctggatcatcatcatcatcatcatcatcagctcTGATCTCCACAAGTACTCCATCCAAAGATGGGTCTCTTCAATCTTTGTTTGCTCACTCTTATAATGAAGAACTACTCTTCATACAAAAGTTCTTTGAGAACATCTACAAACACTCATCTGATGGCACAGCAGTTGTGGGTTGTGCAGAAGAGGAAGCATTTTATGATGGGCATCTCCAAGAGCTTCTGTCGTTGGATTCTCTCTACTCTTTCAATGATGACCTAGCAACGTTCATTAAGATGGATGATGGGGTTGGCTCTTCTTCTACCAACCCAAGAACTAATATAGATAATGCTAACAAAGGCAATGAATTCCTAAAGGAAGACACAAGCGGATCACATCTGTGGTCAGATCTTTATCTTGCCTATCTGCTGAATGGAGTCAGTTcatctacttcttcttcttcttcttcttctttcaccaCAAATGATAATTACTACTGCGAAAACCCAAACATGGATCTGATGAGCTCGGATCAAACtccttcaaatgggaagaaggaaatggATTTGATCGAGatggtttcttcttctcatcagtTCTCGATCTCAAAGTAG